From Pan paniscus chromosome 6, NHGRI_mPanPan1-v2.0_pri, whole genome shotgun sequence, one genomic window encodes:
- the LOC100967964 gene encoding LOW QUALITY PROTEIN: putative protein SEM1 (The sequence of the model RefSeq protein was modified relative to this genomic sequence to represent the inferred CDS: inserted 2 bases in 1 codon; substituted 2 bases at 2 genomic stop codons), producing MYCQDSNICAVFAVQGGKVGRKHGIKRGRRPSIRSPVQQARGPWIHESKHLAFAKXQINLEMPNSRVTTEXAWVCSSTSRKKKWARSLTLSTAPXSPPPSLVHCEDCSCLPGCHSGDLYNLAPAERTC from the exons GACTCCAACATTTGTGCTGTGTTTGCTGTACAAGGAGGAAAAGTGGGAAGAAAGCATGGCATAAAAAGGGGGAGGAGACCCAGCATAAGAAGCCCAGTTCAGCAGGCCAGAGGACCCTGGATCCATGAGAGTAAGCATCTGGCCTTCGCAAAGTAACAGATAAACTTGGAGATGCCCAACTCCAGAGTGACAACAGAGTGAGCCTGGGTCTGCAG CTCCAcctcaagaaaaaagaagtggGCAAG GTCCCTGACTCTTTCCACTGCTCC GAGCCCCCCACCATCCTTGGTGCACTGTGAAGATTGTTCTTGCCTGCCTGGCTGCCATTCGGGTGACCTCTACAATCTGGCCCCAGCAGAAAGAACTTGCTAG